The nucleotide window TCTTATAAGGCATCCTAAATCAAGCCACTCCAATCAATAAGATTCATGAGCTGGGCTATCTGAATGCATGTCCATAGTATCATTGGAACTGGGTGAATTAGACCCTCGGTTGTGATGAGTTGAGTTAGCTTCATGGTTCCGTGCTTCATTTGCACCCGGGAGAGCAGCACTTTGGTAGTACCCTCCCTGAGCAAGTTGATAAGACTGAAGACTTCTCCGAACAGGACTGGAGAGAGCGTTCGAGAAAACCAAGTTCTTTGCTTGATCAGACTGAAAAGACCGTGGGGCATGTCCAACTGCAGCTTGTGTAAATGCACCACCAGATGTCTGCATGCCTGCATTTGCAAAATGCATGGTGGATTGAGGTTGCTGATGAGGAGCTTGTACTCTTGGTGAAGCTGCCGCTTCATCACCTCCATATTCAATCTCATTCTGCAAGACAAAAAAACAGTTGTTTGACATTGGCTGCAATATGCTTTATCAACAAAGCGCTGTTTGCACCCTCATTGATATTACCTCAAAAAAGCATCTCAAATTATAATGACATCCTTTGTACTTAAAAGGTAACTAAAGTAATATGATAAGTAATCAGACTGGGACTGGACCACAAAGTATAGGAAGATAGGTCAATTCCTTCATTGCATCATAAAATTCAATGGTTTCATACCATGCagctttcaattaaaactatttGGTGGTAGTTAACCCAAACATGCAGAGAGTGAACTTGTATATTACAACACATTAACAGAAGACATGCTTAATGTTCCGTAGTACAGTTAAGAATTATTAAGTATTTGCTCATATAATCATAGTGAATAAAATATACCTCACCATAGTCTCTCATCATAATATCTAATTCCAGTAATCAAGCAAACGAATGTGCTTTATGTGTTGGCGTGCATCAAAGTCATTAGGCAAAAGAACTAATAGCATCGCTTTGCTCTTTATTGGATATGCATGCATTGTCAGGAAATTAATGCTTCTAAGAACCACATAATTATTTGTAACAAAAGAATATGACCATATGGACTAAACATAAAgccttctacttttttttttttttgtcttcaacAGGCTGATAACTAGATTAAACCAAGGGGCATACACCATAGAGAAGTACATGAACTGTGCAAAATTTTAAGGACATCTAGAATTGCAACGATGTGGCATACCATGTAATGTGAAACAAAGGCAAATAGACATAAATTGGTGGTTATATGGAGACAATAAGAGAACATGACAGAAGATATTACACAGATAATTGATAGAAAGACCTGCAAATGTGCAACTATATCAGCAGCCGACAATCTTGACCCTTCCTCATGCTGTCTTACAATCCACTGATAGAGCTTCTCCTAATGAAAAACCAATCCAAACCAGTAAGTAGCTGCATTAGTCCTGCCAGGTTTAAGATGGACTCTTCAAAATTTTCTCCTCAACAAAATAAGGTGATAGACACATAAACATCATTTAAAAACACTCATCAGAAAACAATGACATCAAACTGTAAAAAGGCCTTACATGGGTGATGTGAACCTTAACAGTCAAAGGCTCAAACAACTGCTAacaatttgttatttaatctTTTACTAAACATCACAaagaatattatattaatgtaaaCAACAAgcagcaaaaacaaaattgacaaaattttcttctcctttccTTTCATTATTCACTAATCCAACAGAACCAAAATTCATAAACCCACATCTATCTTGAGCAATGCCACCAACATAGTCCATCTACAAAACACCTTCAAGAAGCCTAATCAACAAAATCAACACCATAGACATGCATCACCCTAACCCTCAGTATTGACCAAAATAAACACTTACAAGttacatttttcattttgtggtttTAAAAAATCCGACTTCCCAATGTTTGTATGTAAACAAGAAAGAAGGCCCTTTTTCCTCgccaaataagaaaataaaaaataaaaaaaaacccatatacCATAAGCAACAATAATCAATCGGAGAAGCCTAacttgatattatttttttatcttaattttctaCAAGCAAGTGACTTATCATATTGTGACGATCTAACAACAAGTAATTGtttatcaaggaaaaaaaaaaaggcaaaacttTGAAGTCGCTGCAACTGCAACCACTTTGCCTTTACCGAGAGAACACGGTATCACCTGATGAATCCCACCACGGCAAGAGATCTCACAAAAAGTACAATTCCAGAACAAGCACCGCATCCAAACCCAACATAGAAAAACATCAAAGGATGACAAAAATTTCAGCTTGAACTTGAAATCAAGCATCAAAGCACACAAAACTCATCACAGAAACATTAAAATCCATAACAACTTCATAACCACAAAGAAATATCCAatcaaacaaatcacaaaagtaacctcataaaaaaatcaacaagcacaaaAACGCAGAGATTAATCATCAATCATCAGCAAAAAGGAGGGAAGACAAGCAGGGTTAAGGATCAGACCATGGCATGTCGTTCACCGGCGTGGAAAGCGAGCTTGTGCTGGTTAACGGAAAGAGAGTAGAGATGCGACAGCGAGTTCGCCGCGCCACAGAACGCCGAGTACATGGTTCGATCGGCCTCCTCCATGCGATTAGCCTCAGACTTCCTCTTCTTGGCCATGAATAGATTGGAGAATcggaggagatggagatggagatggagaagaagagaagaagcaaaccctaagaaagagaaagagagaaagagagaaaaaggattATCATTAGACGATGACGAAATGGGAAGCTCCTTCTTTCCCTTCTCTCtttctatttataaatttttccgaataaaaacacacacacagagtCATCATCTTTCTTCTTATTGGGGAAACGCGtttctcccaaaaaaaaaattattttttaattttaaataataataataatttatttttttaaaataataataaaaatatatatatatatatatatgagaacccatcatctagggacgtccctagatttcaaatctagggatgtccatagtagccatcggatgaaaatctgacggctcttatcattatgaacagtagaaaccgcgttctacagtgttgtacagtgatcatgaacagtaaaaaagtgtacagtgtttatataatcaatcaaccatcggatgatgatccaacggcttagatttaaaaacatccctagatttcaaatctagggacgtccctagatgatgttttccatatatatatatatatataagcatccATCATCTGCACAATTCTCTCTCATCATCGTTCGATTCTACCCCTACTTTAATGAAAGCTCCTCCTTCTTACCCTCAAAGATTGTCACGAGTCATTTATCATCTCTTACTTTGGTCATTAATTGTTTAGAAAGCCATGCCTGCGAGAAACGGCCCCCTCTGTGACATCAGATCTTGTCATCCGGGCATACAGCTTCCGGTTAGGGTGCTTAACTTTACTTTAGTTTACTTTAGAAATAGCGtcttttgaataaatataaataggtGACTTGCTTGTGTTAAACATATAGCGGCACCTTCCTGATAAGAGACCAGCTTTTATATGAGAGAAGGTCTGCTTTTatgaagagtttttttttttttttggaaatagagCAAATTCAAAATCTACGGACGTTTCGTATCGACTGTTTTGTGTATTGTGCaatgaataatattattgtgCGTGTCTAATCAATTTTAGTATAGTATTTCAACAAATCTCAACCATTCatccatattatttttagacTTCTAATAAACCCAATTAAACTCTAATTAGTCCTCACTGTAGCTCCATAATGTTTACTGTGGACGTTCTGTGAACGTTCATAGTTGacgtattatatatatatgattatttatcaaaaaagttTATTAGCCTAATAGTGAAGGATTTAGTAGTTTATATATactcttttgtttaaaaaaacacCCGAATCGAGCAttgacttgaaaaaaaaaagatttatttcataaataattataaatttattaaaaaatccaaaaattttttttaagtgaataaatatatatgattgtttACCAAGGGTTAGTTTAATTAGTAAATAGtcagattattttatttaaatttttgtgtataTAAAAGACACCCAAAAGAGGGttgcctatgttttttttatagagcTCTTGGCACTTCATTCACTATTTGGACTATGTGGAGCATCCACctgaaaaaatatttagttcatgattaattatagtttttattaaaaaattgtttttatgacaatataaaaggtttttttttctatagagGTAGGAGTTGagaataattattgttttgttgtattttaatttataatacaaTAGGTTGAGTAATGAAATTTTACATGCAAGGTATTTATATTAGAGTTCTCTTTTGAAAATAAATCcttactttatatttttcaaaaatgcttctatgaattttttttttttttttgctagttcataaaaaatttttttaagaaaaatagatGTGTTTGAATGTTTCTTCCAAATATCCAATATATGTTTGAacgttttttactttttttttgtataaaattaaattttgatattcaaaatgttattttattttattttttgatttgtcTCTATTTTCATGAACTAAAAATGTGTTGAATAGGCTTGCAAATGTAATTATGTGCAtcagttaaaaaaaacaaaatgaaatgatattgtcataatttcatatttattttcaaatggttgttaaaaatctataaatttgAGGTCTAATAGGGTTTGGTTGTAAGTTTAAGTGATGGTTGTTGGTTATTGGGCTTTGTGTTTGATAATAGGTAGAATGAAGATTTCAATTAAGGGTTGTTGCTTATTTTTCTAAGCAAGGTTGGTGCTAAGGTTTCTTTaatgttaatttattaattataattttgccaCAAATAATTCTAtagctcactcaaaaacaaataattaattttattaaattatgttaatgAACATTAatgtttgttcttttttaaatgaaatacaaataaatcacaatcttATTGCTTGTTAATTGCTACCACTATACTACATTCAACCTAAGAAGGGATATATCATAATTttgctatatattttttttattattttattttttattttagaatgatAAATATCTCATTTAACTTTCTAAACCTGTCAGTAATTTTTAGGTCTATAAATATCGGGTCTTTTATATAGAGTGTTCGTGTATCGCCGAAAAGACAGATTTAAATCTCAATTCAAACAgagtaaaaacacaaatatattgatatattaatttCACATATGTGCACGCATCTAAGTGGCTTGTTTacaattagttaaaaaaaaactttctaaacctatatatagataaatagaaaaatatttaaaaaaaagctaaatgataaaaaatgaaaCCTCTTAATAActtctaaataattaaatttcgttaaaaaaattaatgacataTTATATTGGTAAACcaatatcatattatatattcactttaataaatttgtagGCTTAccaatactatatatataataaacttgTGATATATtgactatatattttttttaataaaattataatctattcactttaataaaaaataatgatggtgGAGGATTCTTAGTATTTTATCCCCTATGGATCAAGAGACCTaaatagaatattaaaaaaatagccaaAAATTCCACTCATTAACATATATCACtagatttattttatcaataaaattttgatttattttttctaataacaTAGATAAGCCACCGCATACATttacactaaaaaaaatctaacaggCTTTGGGAGGATATCGAACTCTCAATATCTTAATTTACCACTCGGTTATTATGTTGATGGTTATTTActtcaataaacaaataaattaattaattaataaaataaccctaaaattctaattattctgaatattattaaaaaaacacatgtaGGATGTGTCCAACATGGCATGATCCATAAAACTCTACAAAGTCCAACCACAATACAAGTTGATAGCAACCACCCAATCAAAGCTTGGCCATAGCTCATCCCACCTTCTCTTCACATAAACCTTACAATTATTCCCCCaatttttctcctttctttccatGCTATTCATTctcaacaaaaatagaagaagaataacaacaagaagaaaaaaaaaaaaagataagataaaaagaaagatgtCCATTGCTTCATCCATTCCTTCCATCAAGATCAAGATCTCCCCTTCTTCTCCATTTCATCACCACTCCTCCAAGCTCTCTTTCAAGCCTAAGACCACCATCTCCATTATCAAGAGTTCCCAAGCTGATGGCCCTCTCAGAAGACCTTCAACTCCTTCTCTTTCTCCACCTCCACCATCACCTTCACCTTCACCTTCACTTTCTCCTACTCCTCCTTTGAAGCCCTCTACCCAAACTCCTTCACCTACCAAACCCAAGGATTTTGTGGTCACTTTGGAGTACCAGAGAAAGGTGGCCAAGGAGTTGCAGGAGTATTTCAAGCTGAAGAAACTTGAGGAAGCTAACCAAGGCCCCTTCTTTGGTTTCATGACCAAGAATGAAATCTCTAATGGCAGGTcagtttcttctttatttttttcctgtCAATTACTTAGAGTTCTCTATCTGTGTTCCATGTTTATCTGAGAATAAAATTACTGTTGAAAAAGAATATTAATTCTGATAAAGTTTATGTTCTTACTCAATCCAATCACTACATTGTCATTCATTTCATATAAAACAATTTGGCCAAGTAAATAACAACAAGGCCTTGTAATAGTAATAGTTCCTCATCATCACCCATCATGTAATTGATCTAATTCTGCATGTTTTACTTGATGGCAATATGCAGATGGGCAATGTTTTGGGTTTGCTGTTGGATTGTTGACAGGAAATATGCTACTGGTTCAGATTTGGTTCAACAGGTCAAGATACTTCTCTCCAATTTTGGAGTTGTAGACTTGGAATGATGCACTTTTACAAGTTCAgaatacattaattaataatatgtctccctttgttttgctttgtatttattatttaaatgatctCCAAAGACTTGTTTTCCTTCTTGCTCAGTTAAATTTTATAATCAAGGAAAAGGCTTTAATTGGTTCCCTTATTAATTGCACttcttgtaatatatatatttatatgttgtgTTTGTATCCATTGTGCTCCACATCATGAGATacttattttatgtattttaataattattgtaaaaaGTGAGTTATTATGAATTCCTTGTATATGTGCATTAGTGCAACGCAATCCAATGATAAGGGTATTGTTATAGTTTCATACGGTAGGTCAAGAGTTTGAATTTTTCAGGCACCCTCACTCTGTATGAGTTTATCCATTTTTGCCCATCTTGActataaatatggacaaaataGGGTCAAGTATTTGCATGGtcaataagttagtgcctcaacCATTTTATATCTTCAATTTAGATGTATGTGATTCGAGGTCTATTTCTTTTGACAAACCCACAAAATATCACAAGAGGGACCCAGAGATGACTAATAAATCAATGTATGTGTTTATTGTTATTAACATTTTATCTATTGctaatcatatttaattattattaataataatagaggcAACTCTGCATGAGATTTAACTCAACCAAATAATACTTGAACTCAACAATATTACCAATTTTACCACCATAAGAATAATTGATTGAATATGTACATGTGTTGGTTTGTATTTGTAGAGAATATGCATAGATTAAATTAAAGATTTCACAATACTAAGGTCTATTAACATGGCATAACATAATAAAGGATAGTTTATTCCGTACGacaagataaaatttaaaacaaaggaGTTTCTTAACAGAATGTCATAATATGCATGTATGTCAGCactgatatatatgtatatgtgtatatatatgcatgtatgtaacatatatatatatgtatgtatatgctCACtgctgtatatatatgtatgtatgtatatatatatacatatatgtatatatatatatgtatatatgtatatatatatatgtatgtatatatatatacatatatgtatatatatatgtatgtaacaacaacatatatatgtatatatatatatatatatatatatatatatatatatatatatatatatatatatatatatatatatatatgtgtgtgtgtatgtgtgtgtgtgtgtgtgtgtgtgtgtgtgtgtgtgtgtgtgtgtgtgtgtgtgtgtgtgtgtgtgtgtgtatgtgtgtgtgtgtgtgtgtgtgtgtgtgtgtgtgtgtgtgtgtgtgtgtgtgtgtgtgtgtgtgtgtgtgtgtgtgtgtgtgtgtgtgtgtgtgtgtgtgtgtgtgtgtgtgtgtgtgtgtatgtgtgtgtgtgtgtgtgtgtgtgtgtgtgtgtgtgtatgtgtatgtgtgtgtatgtgtgtatgtgtgtgtgtgtgtgtatatgtatgtatgtatgtatatgtatatatatatgtatatatatatatatatatatatatatatatatatatatatatatatatatgtatatgtgtatatatgtgtgtgtgtgtgtgtgtgtgtgtgtgtatgtgtgtgtgtgtgtgtgtgtgtgtgtgtgtgtgtgtgtgtgtgtgtgtgtgtgtgtgtgtgtgtgtatgtgtgtgtgtgtgtgtgtgtgtgtgtgtgtgtgtgtgtgtgtgtgtgtgtgtgtgtgtatgtatgtatgtgtgtgtatgtgtgtgtgtgtgtgtatgtatgtatatatgtgtgtgtatgtatgtatgtatatatgtgtatgtatgtatatatatgtatatatgtatatatgtatatatatatatatatgtacatatgtatatgtatatatatatatatatgtatatgtgtatatatgtatatatgtatgtgtgtgtgtgtatgtgtgtgatatatatgtgtgtgtgtgtgtgtgtgtgtgtatgtgtatgtgtgtgtgtgtgtgtgtgtgtgtgtgtgtatgtgtgtgtgtgtgtgtgtgtgtgtatgtgtgtatgtgtgtgtgtgtgtatgtgtgtgtgtgtgtgtgtgtgtgtgtgtgtgtgtatgtatgtgtgtgtgtgtgtatgtgtgtatgtNNNNNNNNNNNNNNNNNNNNNNNNNNNNNNNNNNNNNNNNNNNNNNNNNNNNNNNNNNNNNNNNNNNNNNNNNNNNNNNNNNNNNNNNNNNNNNNNNNNNNNNNNNNNNNNNNNNNNNNNNNNNNNNNNNNNNNNNNNNNNNNNNNNNNNNNNNNNNNNNNNNNNNNNNNNNNNNNNNNNNNNNNNNNNNNNNNNNNNNNNNNNNNNNNNNNNNNNNNNNNNNNNNNNNNNNNNNNNNNNNNNNNNNNNNNNNNNNNNNNNNNNNNNNNNNNNNNNNNNNNNNNNNNNNNNNNNNNNNNNNNNNNNNNNNNNNNNNNNNNNNNNNNNNNNNNNNNNNNNNNNNNNNNNNNNNNNNNNNNNNNNNNNNNNNNNNNNNNNNNNNNNNNNNNNNNNNNNNNNNNNNNNNNNNNNNNNNNNNNNNNNNNNNNNNNNNNNNNNNNNNNNNNNNNNNNNNNNNNNNNNNNNNNNNNNNNNNNNNNNNNNNNNNNNNNNNNNNNNNNNNNNNNNNNNNNNNNNNNNNNNNNNNNNNNNNNNNNNNNNNNNNNNNNNNNNNNNNNNNNNNNNNNNNNNNNNNNNNNNNNNNNNNNNNNNNNNNNNNNNNNNNNNNNNNNNNNNNNNNNNNNNNNNNNNNNNNNNNNNNNNNNNNNNNNNNNNNNNNNNNNNNNNNNNNNNNNNNNNNNNNNNNNNNNNNNNNNNNNNNNNNNNNNNNNNNNNNNNNNNNNNNNNNNNNNNNNNNNNNNNNNNNNNNNNNNNNNNNNNNNNNNNNNNNNNNNNNNNNNNNNNNNNNNNNNNNNNNNNNNNNNNNN belongs to Dioscorea cayenensis subsp. rotundata cultivar TDr96_F1 chromosome 17, TDr96_F1_v2_PseudoChromosome.rev07_lg8_w22 25.fasta, whole genome shotgun sequence and includes:
- the LOC120280905 gene encoding uncharacterized protein LOC120280905; this translates as MAKKRKSEANRMEEADRTMYSAFCGAANSLSHLYSLSVNQHKLAFHAGERHAMEKLYQWIVRQHEEGSRLSAADIVAHLQNEIEYGGDEAAASPRVQAPHQQPQSTMHFANAGMQTSGGAFTQAAVGHAPRSFQSDQAKNLVFSNALSSPVRRSLQSYQLAQGGYYQSAALPGANEARNHEANSTHHNRGSNSPSSNDTMDMHSDSPAHESY
- the LOC120280754 gene encoding light-harvesting complex-like protein OHP2, chloroplastic, which translates into the protein MSIASSIPSIKIKISPSSPFHHHSSKLSFKPKTTISIIKSSQADGPLRRPSTPSLSPPPPSPSPSPSLSPTPPLKPSTQTPSPTKPKDFVVTLEYQRKVAKELQEYFKLKKLEEANQGPFFGFMTKNEISNGRWAMFWVCCWIVDRKYATGSDLVQQVKILLSNFGVVDLE